The Sphingobacterium lactis sequence TTTGGCAGTTGCTGTTCCATTTCGCGTTCCAGTTCCTCATCCAGCATATCGGATTTGGAAACGGCCAGGATTTTGGGTTTATCCAGCAATTCCGGATTATAGGCTGTCAGTTCGTTCAATAGGATATCGTATTCCTCTTCGATGGTGCGATCCGTATCGGCAGGCACCAAGAACAGCAACACGGAGTTCCGTTCGATATGGCGCAGGAAGCGATGTCCCAGACCTTTTCCTTCCGACGCTCCTTCGATGATTCCAGGGATATCCGCCATGACGAATGATTTGTTGTCGCGATAGCTGACGATTCCCAGGTTCGGTACGAGGGTAGTAAATGGATAGTCAGCAATCTCAGGTTTTGCGGCTGATACAACGGATAGAAGTGTTGACTTTCCAGCATTCGGGAAGCCCACCAATCCAACATCGGCCAGAACCTTCAATTCCAGGATCACCCACTCCTCTTTTCCGGGCATACCGGGTTGTGCAAAGCGTGGCGTCTGCACCGTTGATGATTTGAAGTGCCAGTTTCCCAGACCGCCGCGACCTCCCGGGGTCAGGATCTTGGTTTCGCCATCCTCGGTGATTTCAAATAGGATTTCTCCGGTTTCAGCACTCCTAGCGACCGTTCCCAAGGGAACTTCCAAGATTTCATCAGTACCGTTGGCACCACTGCGCAGGGCACTCCCTCCCGGTCCTCCGGGTTCGGCGATGATGTGCTTGCGGAATTTCAGGTGCAATAAGGTCCAATGTTGATGTGATCCTTTCAGGATAATATGCCCACCACGGCCACCATCTCCACCATCCGGCCCACCTTTCGCCGTGAACTTATCCCTGTGCAGGTGTGCAGAACCTGCACCACCGTGCCCAGATCGGCAACATACCTTTACGTAATCAACAAAATTTGACCCCTGCGCCATAATTCCTCGTATCCTCTACTTTGAATAATTATCGATAACCTGTGAAAGATCGCCGAAGATTCCTTCGATCTCACCGATACCATTTACTTTACTTAATTTTCCCTGTGCTTCGTAATACGGCAGAACATGGATCGTCTTACCGAAATACTCCTCGATGCGTTTCTTCAACTTATCGGCAGCATCATCAGCACGTCCGGAAATTTCCTGACGCTTG is a genomic window containing:
- the obgE gene encoding GTPase ObgE; translated protein: MAQGSNFVDYVKVCCRSGHGGAGSAHLHRDKFTAKGGPDGGDGGRGGHIILKGSHQHWTLLHLKFRKHIIAEPGGPGGSALRSGANGTDEILEVPLGTVARSAETGEILFEITEDGETKILTPGGRGGLGNWHFKSSTVQTPRFAQPGMPGKEEWVILELKVLADVGLVGFPNAGKSTLLSVVSAAKPEIADYPFTTLVPNLGIVSYRDNKSFVMADIPGIIEGASEGKGLGHRFLRHIERNSVLLFLVPADTDRTIEEEYDILLNELTAYNPELLDKPKILAVSKSDMLDEELEREMEQQLPKGIPHIFISSVTGKGIQGLKDLIWKEINA